ATTTTCATGCCGGGCAGAAAGGTTCATCCGCCATGCCCCACAAACGAAACCCCATCCTCTCGGAAAATATCTGTGGGCTGGCTCGCCTGGTACGCTCCAATTCCCTGGCGGCGATGGAAAATATGTCTTTATGGCATGAACGGGATATCAGCCATTCATCGGTTGAACGGGTTATCGGGCCCGATTCAACCATTTTAATAGATTTTATTCTCCAGCGCTTTATCGGTGTCATGGATAAACTGGTTGTCTATCCTGAACGCATGCTTGAAAATCTGCAGTTGACCGGGGGGACTATATATTCACAGGGGGTATTGCTGGCCCTGGCCCGCCGTGGTATCAGCCGTGAGCAAGCCTATGCCTGGGTGCAGATAAATGCCATGGATTCCTTTAAAAAAGGGACATCCTTTAAAGATAATCTTTTAAATGATCATGAAGTAATGAAGGTTTTATCCGCGGATGAAATTGAAAACCTGTTTAAGGTGGAGCATCACCTGCGCCAGATTCCGGTTATCTTTCGCCGGGTGTTTGGAGAATAGAGGAGAATAAAATGAAGCGAGGGGATAAAGTTTATGAGGGTAAGGCGAAAATTGTTTATGCTACCGATGATGAACAATACCGAATTCTCTATTTTAAGGATGATGCCACCGCCTTTGACGGGACAAAAAAAGGGACCATTGTCGAAAAAGGAATTCTTAACAATCGGATTTCGACGACATTGTTCAACTTACTGGCGGAAAACGGAATCCCAACCCACCTGGTTAAAACCCTTTCGGAGCGGGAGGCACTGGTTAAGAATGTAAGTATCATTCCCGTCGAAGTGGTGGCACGAAATATCATTGCCGGCAGCCTGGCTAAACGCATGGGCCGGCCTGAAGGAGAAAATCTGGCGTTTCCGATTATTGAATATTACTATAAAGATGATTCTTTGCATGATCCCATGATTAATCGGGATCATGTTCTGGCCTTTTCCCTGGCTACCGCTGAGCAGATTGATCAAGCCAGGGAGCTGGCATTGAAAATCAACGGCATATTGCAGCAATATTTTCTTGATCGGGGGATTCTGCTGGTTGATTTTAAGCTGGAGTTTGGTGTTTTTAATGGTGATGTGCTGCTGGCTGATGAAATCTGTCCTGATACCTGCCGTTTATGGGATGCGGAGAGTCTGGAAAAAATGGATAAAGACCGTTTTCGTCGTGATTTGGGTAAGGTTGAGGAAGCCTATCTTGAAGTTTGCCGGCGGGTATGTGCCGTTGATGGAGATTAAGTGAAATCAGTGAATATTCATAAGCTGACCGTCTCTTTGGGTACAAAGAGCTATCCGGTTATCATTGGCTCGGGTTTGATCAGGACAAATGAGGGTAAGGTATATCTGCCTCATTTCAAGGGGCGACAAGGGGTTATTATTACCAATGAAACGGTAGCCGGCCTGCATCTTGATCGGCTTAAGGACCTTTTTGCCGGGACTGAATATAAAGTAACCCCGATAGTTATCGCTGACGGGGAACAATATAAAAGCCAGGAAACCCTTTTCAGCCTTTATCAGCAGATGTATGATGCCGGTTTGCAAAGGGATGGGTTTGTCTGTGCTTTCGGCGGCGGGGTGATCGGTGACCTGGCTGGTTTTGCCGCGGCTACTTATATGCGTGGCATTGATCTATTGCAGGTGCCAACCACGCTGCTGGCCCAGGTTGACAGTGCCATAGGTGGAAAAAACGGTATTAACCTGCC
This sequence is a window from Pseudomonadota bacterium. Protein-coding genes within it:
- the purC gene encoding phosphoribosylaminoimidazolesuccinocarboxamide synthase → MKRGDKVYEGKAKIVYATDDEQYRILYFKDDATAFDGTKKGTIVEKGILNNRISTTLFNLLAENGIPTHLVKTLSEREALVKNVSIIPVEVVARNIIAGSLAKRMGRPEGENLAFPIIEYYYKDDSLHDPMINRDHVLAFSLATAEQIDQARELALKINGILQQYFLDRGILLVDFKLEFGVFNGDVLLADEICPDTCRLWDAESLEKMDKDRFRRDLGKVEEAYLEVCRRVCAVDGD